In Zingiber officinale cultivar Zhangliang chromosome 8B, Zo_v1.1, whole genome shotgun sequence, a single genomic region encodes these proteins:
- the LOC122017591 gene encoding uncharacterized protein LOC122017591, which yields MANNVDEDFEEEEVWATLVDNGIDHPTPKNQPTSRAAANWSPSSDARMMIPCGRGVLSAQSTPPVSIRPDWSKILERVQGSTSHGEELGGGRNDNVSDGDDDEDDGDPPHEWLAKKMAKTHISSSVCEGSGRTLKGRDLSKVRNAVLTKTGFLEEEI from the coding sequence ATGGCCAACAACGTCGATGAGGACTTCGAGGAAGAGGAGGTTTGGGCGACTCTGGTGGATAATGGTATCGATCACCCTACTCCAAAAAACCAGCCAACGTCTCGTGCTGCTGCTAACTGGAGCCCTTCAAGTGATGCGAGGATGATGATTCCGTGTGGTAGGGGAGTACTGAGTGCTCAAAGCACTCCTCCAGTCAGCATCCGGCCTGACTGGTCTAAGATCCTCGAGCGCGTACAGGGAAGTACTAGTCATGGTGAAGAATTAGGTGGTGGAAGAAATGACAATGTCAGCGATGGCGATGATGATGAAGATGATGGGGATCCTCCCCATGAGTGGCTGGCCAAGAAGATGGCCAAGACTCACATCTCATCCTCTGTCTGTGAAGGATCCGGGCGGACCCTCAAGGGAAGGGATCTAAGCAAGGTGAGGAATGCTGTGCTCACCAAGACTGGTTTCTTAGAGGAAGAGATATAA